A region from the Marinobacter sp. SS13-12 genome encodes:
- a CDS encoding energy transducer TonB, giving the protein MGASKTVRSLLLIIAIIITATALVIATPERVPELKPLGDSAVNSAPALRISLAGARKPKEPDTPETEVQEQPPEPEPEPEPEPEPEPEPEPEPEPEPEPEPEPEPEPEPEPEPEPEPEPEPEVVEPVAEAKTTESENISEEPTENTAGEENPNQQVKLTAGDSSDVDSYLTELSRHLSRFYEYPRRARRLGQEGSPVLVFEFSRDGKLVQYFLRTSSEHSLLDYAALDMLEDAEPLPPVPDSMKGETFTYALPVRFRLR; this is encoded by the coding sequence ATGGGTGCCAGTAAAACCGTCCGCAGTCTGCTACTGATCATTGCCATTATCATTACCGCCACAGCCCTGGTGATCGCTACGCCTGAACGGGTGCCCGAACTGAAACCGCTGGGGGATTCGGCGGTCAATTCCGCTCCGGCGCTGCGGATATCCCTGGCTGGAGCCCGGAAACCGAAGGAACCCGATACCCCCGAAACAGAGGTTCAGGAACAACCGCCGGAACCGGAACCTGAACCTGAACCTGAACCAGAACCAGAACCAGAGCCTGAGCCTGAGCCTGAGCCTGAGCCTGAGCCTGAGCCTGAGCCTGAGCCTGAGCCTGAGCCTGAGCCTGAGCCTGAGCCTGAGCCTGAGCCTGAGCCTGAAGTAGTGGAGCCGGTGGCCGAAGCCAAGACAACGGAAAGTGAGAACATTTCAGAAGAGCCCACGGAAAACACTGCTGGGGAAGAGAACCCCAATCAACAGGTGAAACTCACTGCCGGAGACTCCTCCGATGTGGACAGCTACCTCACCGAACTGAGCCGGCACCTCAGCCGGTTCTACGAATACCCGCGCCGTGCCCGCCGCCTGGGACAGGAGGGCTCTCCGGTACTGGTGTTCGAATTCAGCCGCGACGGCAAACTGGTGCAGTATTTTCTGCGCACGTCCTCGGAGCACTCACTGCTGGACTACGCCGCTCTGGACATGCTTGAGGATGCCGAACCTCTGCCCCCGGTGCCGGACTCCATGAAAGGCGAGACCTTTACCTACGCCCTGCCGGTAAGATTCCGTCTGCGCTGA
- a CDS encoding Hcp family type VI secretion system effector — MPTPCYISIEGQTQGNITAGAFTSDSVGNIYVEGHEDEVLVQEFSHVVTVPTDPQSGQPSGQRVHKPFKFTSALNKATPLMYNALASGEMLPKVELKWYRTSVEGKQEHFFSTILEDATIIDIQCNMPHCQDAASADFTQLVTASLSYRKVTWEHAVAGTSGADDWRSPIEG; from the coding sequence ATGCCAACTCCTTGTTATATCAGCATCGAAGGCCAGACCCAGGGTAACATCACCGCCGGCGCATTCACGTCCGATTCCGTAGGCAACATCTACGTTGAAGGTCACGAAGACGAAGTGCTGGTTCAGGAATTCAGCCACGTTGTAACCGTTCCGACTGACCCCCAGTCCGGTCAGCCTTCCGGTCAGCGCGTTCACAAGCCGTTCAAGTTCACCTCTGCGCTGAACAAAGCCACACCGCTGATGTACAACGCCCTGGCGTCCGGTGAAATGCTGCCGAAGGTAGAGCTGAAGTGGTACCGCACCTCCGTTGAGGGCAAGCAGGAGCACTTCTTCTCCACTATCCTGGAAGATGCCACCATCATTGACATCCAGTGCAACATGCCGCACTGCCAGGACGCCGCCAGCGCTGACTTCACCCAGCTGGTCACCGCTTCCCTGTCCTACCGCAAAGTGACCTGGGAACACGCTGTTGCCGGCACTTCCGGTGCTGACGACTGGCGCTCGCCGATCGAAGGCTAA
- a CDS encoding nitrate reductase, with translation MDSQKASNPSVHTTCPYCGVGCGVMANPDARKPVAGDANHPANYGRLCVKGASLHETTGQEGRLLYPLVRGRKSDWNHALDEVAGAIRNSIETYGPQSVAFYLSGQLLTEDYYVANKLAKGFLRTANVDTNSRLCMSSAVAAHKRAFGADVVPGCYEDLELADLLVLAGSNAAWAHPVLYQRMKAAAREGRRVVVIDPRRTATSELADLHLALRPGTDTVLFNGLLSWLSDQGGLDEPYIDAHCQAFDEALVSARAAAPDVGSVAEQCDLSPEDVETFYRWFASTPRTVTGFSQGVNQSVAGTDKGNAIINCHLATGRVGKPGAGPFSLTGQPNAMGGREVGGLANTLAAHMDYDSPGARSRVAEFWGTNQVADGPGLKAVDMFEAVHRGDIRVIWIMGTNPAVSLPDSARVRVALARCPTVIVSDCVAHTDTTALADILLPAAGWGEKDGTVTNSERRISRQRRFLPLPAEVKPDWWIISAVAGKLGFGGAFDYGKPADIFREHAALSAHENRGERILNLAGLVGLTDNDYDALEPVQWPVLAGSGATDSTRLFADGRFVTDNHRARFIAINTVLPEQKICDDYPMVVNTGRIRDQWHTMTRTANAPRLLAHRSEPFVEIHHHDMARLNLVEGHLARLTLNNEQFVGRVRQSGGQRPGEVFIPIHWNRQFASSGVATVLTEPVTDPVSGQPEAKHGRAAITPFRARWHGRLLVRCERPRRWTSDYWCHVPLNHCESWWIAGRQPIKWLDAMHDWLGGTAHVVMSDPAQGCFRAARIVNGQLEAVLMVDKDPARIPDAGWLDDCFSEPTLSESSRRALLAARDVDVEDPGAIICSCFQVGEHQIGAAIAGGVGSVAALGEQLRCGTNCGSCIPELRHLIEASVGESA, from the coding sequence GTGGATTCGCAGAAAGCCAGCAACCCATCTGTTCACACCACCTGCCCCTATTGCGGGGTCGGGTGTGGCGTTATGGCAAACCCTGACGCCCGCAAGCCGGTAGCCGGAGACGCCAACCATCCCGCGAACTATGGGCGCTTGTGCGTCAAGGGTGCCAGCCTGCACGAGACCACCGGGCAGGAAGGGCGATTGCTGTATCCGCTGGTCAGGGGGCGGAAGTCTGACTGGAACCATGCGCTTGACGAAGTGGCGGGCGCTATCCGCAACAGCATTGAAACTTACGGGCCGCAGTCTGTGGCCTTCTACCTGTCGGGCCAGTTGTTGACGGAAGACTATTACGTGGCCAATAAACTGGCCAAGGGCTTTCTGCGCACGGCCAATGTAGACACCAACTCCCGGCTTTGCATGTCGTCTGCGGTTGCGGCCCACAAGCGGGCGTTTGGTGCCGATGTGGTGCCCGGCTGTTATGAAGACCTGGAGCTGGCGGATCTGCTGGTGCTGGCGGGCAGTAATGCGGCCTGGGCACACCCGGTGCTATACCAACGCATGAAAGCCGCGGCCCGGGAGGGGCGCCGGGTAGTGGTCATCGACCCCCGTCGCACCGCAACCAGCGAGCTGGCGGACCTGCACCTGGCCCTGCGCCCCGGTACTGACACGGTATTGTTTAACGGCTTACTGAGCTGGCTGTCTGATCAGGGTGGGCTGGACGAGCCCTATATTGATGCCCATTGCCAGGCATTCGATGAAGCTCTGGTGAGCGCGCGGGCTGCAGCCCCGGATGTCGGGTCAGTGGCCGAGCAGTGTGACCTGTCGCCGGAAGATGTGGAAACCTTCTATCGCTGGTTTGCATCGACGCCACGCACGGTCACCGGCTTCTCCCAGGGGGTTAACCAGTCCGTCGCCGGCACCGACAAGGGCAATGCCATCATCAACTGCCACCTGGCCACCGGCCGTGTTGGCAAGCCTGGTGCCGGGCCCTTTTCGCTGACTGGCCAACCCAACGCCATGGGTGGCCGGGAGGTGGGCGGTCTGGCCAACACACTGGCGGCCCACATGGATTACGACAGCCCCGGGGCAAGATCGCGGGTGGCAGAGTTCTGGGGAACCAACCAGGTGGCTGATGGTCCTGGCCTGAAGGCCGTGGACATGTTTGAAGCGGTTCACCGGGGCGATATCCGGGTGATCTGGATCATGGGCACCAATCCGGCGGTCAGCCTGCCGGATTCTGCACGGGTCCGGGTCGCTCTGGCACGTTGTCCGACGGTGATTGTGTCTGATTGCGTGGCTCATACCGATACCACCGCCCTGGCGGACATCCTGCTTCCTGCCGCAGGCTGGGGTGAGAAAGACGGCACGGTAACCAACTCGGAACGGCGGATTTCCCGCCAGCGACGCTTCCTGCCCCTGCCAGCCGAGGTGAAACCGGACTGGTGGATAATCAGCGCGGTGGCGGGAAAGCTGGGCTTCGGAGGTGCCTTTGATTACGGCAAGCCTGCTGACATATTCCGTGAACACGCCGCCCTGTCGGCCCATGAAAACCGTGGCGAGCGCATCCTCAATCTCGCCGGCCTGGTAGGCCTGACTGACAATGACTACGACGCTCTGGAGCCGGTGCAATGGCCCGTACTGGCGGGCTCTGGTGCCACCGACTCGACACGGCTTTTTGCGGACGGTCGTTTTGTTACCGACAACCATCGCGCCCGCTTCATTGCCATCAACACCGTACTGCCCGAACAGAAAATCTGTGACGACTACCCCATGGTGGTCAATACCGGTCGTATCCGGGACCAGTGGCACACCATGACCCGAACCGCCAATGCACCGCGATTACTAGCTCACCGTTCAGAGCCATTTGTTGAAATTCATCATCACGACATGGCCAGGCTGAACCTGGTGGAAGGCCATCTTGCACGGCTGACCCTGAACAATGAGCAATTCGTGGGGCGTGTGCGTCAGAGTGGTGGGCAGCGACCGGGGGAAGTCTTCATTCCCATCCACTGGAACCGCCAGTTTGCCTCCAGCGGCGTGGCTACCGTGTTGACTGAACCGGTAACGGATCCCGTCTCCGGCCAGCCCGAAGCAAAACACGGTCGCGCTGCCATAACGCCATTCCGTGCCCGCTGGCACGGGCGGCTACTGGTTCGATGTGAACGCCCCCGGCGCTGGACGTCGGATTACTGGTGTCATGTACCGTTGAACCACTGTGAAAGTTGGTGGATTGCCGGCCGCCAGCCCATCAAGTGGCTGGATGCGATGCATGACTGGCTTGGCGGGACGGCCCATGTGGTTATGTCCGACCCGGCACAGGGGTGCTTCCGTGCAGCCCGTATCGTCAATGGCCAGCTGGAGGCCGTGTTGATGGTGGATAAGGACCCCGCCAGAATTCCCGACGCAGGCTGGCTGGATGACTGTTTTTCCGAGCCGACGCTGTCGGAATCCAGCCGGCGAGCCCTGTTGGCGGCCCGGGATGTGGATGTGGAAGACCCGGGAGCCATTATCTGCAGTTGTTTTCAGGTGGGTGAACACCAGATCGGAGCCGCCATTGCCGGCGGTGTTGGATCCGTGGCAGCGCTGGGAGAACAGCTTCGCTGCGGGACCAACTGCGGCTCCTGCATTCCGGAGCTGCGACACCTGATTGAAGCCTCAGTCGGCGAGAGCGCGTAA
- a CDS encoding ANTAR domain-containing protein, producing MNSPEPLRILLIDKDPERASQVCAALRHEGHEVIRQRPDATGLTAAVARDQPDMVIIDMDSPDRDTLENMSTLNAHAPRPIVFFADQPGDRATIHAAVKAGVSAYVVDGIQPERVRSIIDSAVAQFESFQALRTELEETRSALEDRKTIEKAKGMIMRHERCDEETAYRMLRSSAMEHSERLAVMARRVITLIESRSQKSGRPIQKAS from the coding sequence ATGAATTCGCCAGAACCCCTTCGCATCCTTCTGATCGACAAGGACCCCGAACGGGCAAGCCAGGTTTGTGCCGCACTCAGGCACGAGGGCCATGAGGTAATCCGCCAGCGCCCGGATGCCACTGGCCTGACTGCAGCGGTGGCCCGTGACCAGCCGGACATGGTGATCATTGATATGGACTCGCCAGACCGGGACACCCTGGAAAACATGAGCACCCTCAATGCCCACGCACCCAGGCCCATCGTCTTTTTTGCCGACCAGCCTGGCGACCGTGCCACCATTCATGCAGCAGTAAAGGCAGGCGTCAGCGCCTACGTTGTGGACGGCATACAGCCGGAACGGGTTCGCTCGATTATTGATTCGGCGGTTGCTCAGTTCGAGTCCTTTCAGGCGTTGCGGACCGAGTTAGAGGAAACCCGCTCGGCACTGGAAGATCGCAAGACGATCGAGAAGGCCAAGGGCATGATCATGCGGCATGAGCGCTGTGACGAGGAAACGGCCTATCGCATGCTGCGCAGTTCCGCCATGGAGCACAGCGAACGCCTGGCGGTTATGGCGCGCCGCGTTATTACCCTGATCGAAAGCCGCAGCCAGAAATCGGGCAGACCAATCCAGAAAGCCTCGTAA
- a CDS encoding CmpA/NrtA family ABC transporter substrate-binding protein has translation MVHPTPLHRHPGFHVRLGFVPLLDSAPLIVARELGLFDAEGLDVELVREGSWASLRDKVTFGLIDGGHMLAPMPLSMSLAIDRPKVPVVVGMVLSRNGNGITLGNRLFGELQRSATNLDNPIATARELISLARHRGEPIRLASVAPWSSHDLQLRDWLASAGPDAEHHIQIIPVSPIQMVDAFRSNAIEGCCVGEPWNSLLEYENLGRILHSGHQIWQNAPEKVLGMRADWMSQHGVMYRHLVRALLAGCRWLDNRHNHRLLREILAKPEYLGEQINVLDDHPYSLFHPRLEQHFFRHSANFPWLSQAHWLASRLTLRGQLGPVSGAMVRQVIRPDLFRDAAASMGIDTPVIDSKMEGRHQLPFTLSGRYGPVAVASDRLLGERLHDWRADNQDHTSPPNNEALRTKTATRTGPEQGN, from the coding sequence ATGGTTCACCCCACCCCGCTTCACAGACACCCCGGATTCCATGTCCGGCTTGGCTTTGTGCCACTGCTGGACAGCGCTCCACTGATTGTGGCCCGCGAACTGGGTCTGTTTGATGCTGAGGGGCTCGACGTAGAACTGGTGCGGGAGGGCTCCTGGGCTTCTCTGCGGGACAAGGTCACCTTCGGGCTTATCGATGGCGGCCACATGCTGGCACCCATGCCGCTGAGCATGTCCCTGGCTATTGACCGGCCGAAAGTACCGGTCGTGGTGGGCATGGTGCTGAGCCGCAATGGCAATGGCATCACCCTGGGTAACAGACTGTTTGGCGAGCTGCAGCGCTCGGCAACGAATCTGGACAATCCCATCGCCACTGCTCGCGAACTGATCAGCCTGGCAAGACACAGAGGGGAACCAATACGCCTGGCCTCTGTCGCTCCCTGGTCCAGCCACGACCTCCAGCTTCGTGACTGGCTGGCATCCGCCGGCCCGGATGCGGAACATCATATCCAGATTATCCCGGTGTCCCCGATTCAGATGGTCGATGCCTTCCGCTCGAATGCCATTGAAGGCTGTTGCGTTGGCGAACCCTGGAACAGCCTGCTTGAGTACGAAAATCTGGGGCGCATCCTTCATTCCGGCCACCAGATATGGCAGAACGCGCCGGAAAAAGTCCTGGGCATGCGGGCAGACTGGATGTCGCAGCACGGCGTGATGTACCGACACCTGGTGCGCGCCCTGCTCGCTGGCTGCCGGTGGCTGGACAACCGCCACAATCATCGCCTGCTGCGTGAGATTCTGGCGAAACCGGAATACCTCGGCGAGCAGATCAACGTACTGGATGACCATCCCTACAGCCTGTTCCATCCACGGCTGGAACAACACTTCTTCCGTCATTCCGCCAACTTTCCCTGGCTCTCCCAGGCGCACTGGCTGGCCTCACGGCTGACACTCCGGGGACAACTGGGCCCCGTCAGCGGTGCCATGGTGCGCCAGGTAATCCGGCCTGACCTGTTCCGGGATGCTGCGGCCTCCATGGGTATAGACACGCCGGTTATCGACAGCAAGATGGAGGGGCGACACCAGCTGCCGTTTACTCTGTCGGGGCGTTACGGCCCCGTTGCCGTGGCCAGTGACAGACTACTGGGAGAACGGCTTCACGACTGGAGGGCGGACAACCAGGACCATACCAGCCCGCCCAACAATGAGGCGCTGCGCACTAAAACGGCCACCAGAACCGGGCCGGAACAGGGAAACTGA
- a CDS encoding CmpA/NrtA family ABC transporter substrate-binding protein, translating to MQLKTLAATLLILTGTGTAQAEIGPAEKPDLRLGFIKLTDMAPLAIAWEQGFFMDEGLFVELEAQANWKVLLDGVVTGTLDGAHMLAGQPLGATIGYGTQADIITAFSMDLNGNGITVSDDVWEQMTPHIDKNEQGKPVHPIGAAALKPVIEQYRDEGERFRMGMVFPVSTHNYELRYWLAAGGLNPGFYAPQRGDTSGNIGADVHLSVTPPPQMPATMEAGTIQGYCVGEPWNQQAVFKGIGVPVITDYEIWPNNPEKVFGVTEAWAEENPNTHLRLLRALIRAAHWLDENDNANREEAVKILSRSSYVGADEEVIANSMTGTFEYEKGDVRKVPDFNVFFRYYATYPYPSDAIWYLSQMRRWGQIPEPKSDDWYMETAARVYRADIYKEAARSLIEDGTLSADDFPDLDGENFTRPHQGELIDGVAFTPREPNAYIDSFEIGLKGSQTP from the coding sequence ATGCAACTGAAAACACTGGCAGCCACATTATTGATCCTGACAGGAACCGGCACGGCACAGGCCGAAATCGGCCCTGCGGAGAAGCCGGACCTGAGGCTCGGTTTCATCAAACTGACCGACATGGCGCCACTGGCCATCGCCTGGGAGCAAGGTTTCTTTATGGATGAGGGCCTGTTTGTGGAACTGGAAGCCCAGGCCAACTGGAAAGTGCTGCTGGACGGCGTGGTGACCGGCACTCTCGACGGCGCCCACATGCTCGCCGGCCAGCCATTGGGGGCCACCATCGGCTACGGCACCCAGGCAGACATCATCACCGCGTTCAGCATGGATCTGAACGGCAACGGAATCACCGTCTCTGACGACGTCTGGGAACAGATGACCCCACACATCGACAAGAATGAACAAGGTAAGCCCGTCCACCCCATCGGTGCTGCCGCCCTGAAACCGGTAATCGAACAGTACCGTGACGAGGGTGAACGCTTTCGCATGGGGATGGTGTTCCCGGTCTCCACCCACAATTACGAGTTGCGTTACTGGCTGGCGGCCGGCGGCCTGAACCCGGGTTTCTATGCCCCGCAACGGGGTGACACCAGCGGCAACATAGGCGCCGATGTGCACCTGTCCGTCACCCCGCCACCGCAAATGCCGGCCACTATGGAGGCCGGCACCATCCAGGGCTATTGCGTGGGCGAACCCTGGAACCAGCAAGCGGTTTTCAAGGGCATCGGAGTGCCAGTCATCACGGATTACGAGATCTGGCCCAATAACCCGGAGAAGGTGTTCGGGGTTACGGAAGCCTGGGCCGAAGAGAACCCCAACACCCACCTTCGACTGCTGCGGGCATTGATTCGTGCTGCCCACTGGCTGGACGAGAACGACAACGCCAACCGCGAGGAAGCAGTGAAAATCCTGTCCCGCTCCAGCTACGTTGGCGCTGACGAGGAAGTGATTGCCAACTCCATGACCGGCACCTTCGAGTACGAGAAAGGCGATGTGCGGAAAGTACCTGACTTCAATGTCTTCTTCCGCTATTACGCCACCTACCCCTACCCCTCCGATGCCATCTGGTACCTGAGCCAGATGCGCCGCTGGGGCCAGATCCCGGAGCCGAAATCCGACGACTGGTACATGGAAACGGCCGCCAGGGTCTACCGCGCCGACATCTACAAGGAAGCCGCCCGCTCGCTGATTGAAGATGGCACCCTGAGTGCCGACGACTTTCCTGACCTGGACGGCGAAAACTTCACCCGCCCACACCAGGGTGAGCTGATCGACGGCGTGGCCTTCACTCCGAGGGAGCCTAACGCCTACATCGACAGTTTCGAGATTGGCCTCAAAGGCTCGCAAACCCCTTAA
- a CDS encoding ABC transporter permease — protein sequence MTTLSQTDSLSQGQRWLRALTEKLSGQNLAETGRQLLLPAIGIALFLGFWHLAAPQVQTSLGAFPGPAQVLEQTGQLWQEHSNQRDRAAQFVTMQEQRNERILAENPDAEVKIRDYPGAPTFIDQVVTSLGTVLAGFVLATIIAVPLGVIIGLNRHFSAAVNPLIQIFKPVSPLAWLPLVTMVVSATYVSDDPMFEKSFLTSMITVTLCSLWPTLINTSVGVSAVNPDLLNVSKVLQLSFWTHVRKVVLPSSVPMIFTGLRVSLGIAWMVLIAAEMLAQSPGLGKFVWDEFQNGSSESLSRIMVAVLAIGFIGFLLDRIMLLIQKKVAWNE from the coding sequence ATGACCACGCTCAGCCAGACCGACTCGTTATCACAAGGCCAACGATGGCTTCGTGCGCTGACTGAAAAACTGTCCGGCCAGAACCTGGCCGAAACCGGCCGCCAGCTGCTGCTGCCGGCCATCGGTATCGCGCTGTTCCTGGGTTTCTGGCACCTCGCCGCACCCCAGGTGCAGACTTCCCTGGGTGCATTTCCGGGCCCGGCCCAGGTACTGGAGCAAACCGGTCAGCTCTGGCAGGAACACAGCAACCAGCGGGACCGGGCCGCCCAGTTCGTCACCATGCAGGAACAACGCAATGAACGCATCCTGGCGGAGAACCCGGACGCGGAAGTAAAGATCCGCGACTACCCCGGTGCGCCAACGTTTATCGACCAGGTCGTCACCAGCCTGGGTACCGTACTGGCCGGTTTTGTTCTGGCCACCATCATCGCCGTACCACTTGGTGTCATCATCGGCCTGAACCGCCACTTCTCAGCGGCCGTGAACCCGCTGATCCAGATCTTCAAACCGGTATCACCGCTGGCCTGGCTGCCACTGGTCACCATGGTGGTCTCGGCCACCTACGTCAGCGACGACCCGATGTTCGAGAAGTCGTTCCTGACCTCGATGATCACCGTCACTTTGTGCAGCCTCTGGCCCACGTTGATCAACACCAGTGTGGGTGTTTCAGCAGTCAATCCGGATCTGCTGAACGTGTCCAAAGTGCTGCAACTGTCTTTCTGGACCCATGTCCGAAAAGTGGTGCTGCCATCTTCGGTCCCCATGATCTTTACTGGTCTGAGGGTGTCTCTCGGTATTGCCTGGATGGTCCTTATCGCCGCCGAAATGCTGGCCCAAAGCCCGGGACTCGGCAAATTCGTCTGGGACGAGTTCCAGAACGGCAGCAGTGAATCCCTGAGCCGCATTATGGTCGCCGTTCTCGCTATCGGCTTTATCGGATTTTTACTGGACCGAATCATGCTACTGATTCAGAAAAAAGTAGCCTGGAACGAATAG
- a CDS encoding ABC transporter ATP-binding protein, with translation MSKSHLELTNVQMAFDTPGGPFVALENIDLKIRKGEFVSLIGHSGCGKSTVLNIVAGLLQATRGGCVLDGHEVNTPGPERAVVFQNHSLMPWLTVYENVELAVQQVFRKTMTKTERRDWILHNLKLVNMDHALDKRPGEISGGMAQRVGIARALAMKPSVLLMDEPFGALDALTRAHLQDSLMKIQQDLNSTVIMITHDVDEAVLLSDRIVMMTNGPAATIGEELHIELERPRNRVTLADHPEYVRYRQAVLSFLYEKQRFPGKGQEEQGEARTEETAPAQAEETPEVESSQPEIPVRRIA, from the coding sequence ATGAGTAAGTCACACCTCGAATTGACCAATGTACAGATGGCCTTCGACACGCCTGGAGGGCCTTTCGTAGCACTGGAGAATATCGATCTTAAAATTCGTAAAGGCGAGTTTGTATCGCTAATCGGGCATTCCGGTTGCGGTAAATCCACTGTGCTCAATATCGTCGCTGGGCTCTTACAGGCCACCCGTGGAGGCTGTGTGCTGGACGGGCATGAGGTGAATACGCCGGGGCCGGAGCGAGCTGTGGTGTTCCAGAATCATTCGCTGATGCCTTGGCTGACGGTGTACGAGAACGTGGAGCTGGCCGTACAGCAGGTATTCCGTAAAACCATGACTAAGACCGAGCGACGGGACTGGATTCTGCACAATCTCAAGCTGGTCAATATGGACCACGCGCTCGACAAGCGCCCCGGTGAAATTTCCGGAGGTATGGCGCAGCGGGTGGGTATTGCCCGGGCACTGGCGATGAAGCCCAGTGTGCTGTTGATGGACGAGCCTTTCGGGGCACTGGATGCGTTGACTCGGGCCCACCTTCAGGATTCGCTGATGAAAATCCAGCAGGACCTGAACAGCACGGTGATCATGATCACCCACGACGTGGACGAAGCGGTGCTGTTGTCGGACCGGATTGTGATGATGACCAACGGACCGGCTGCCACCATCGGCGAGGAATTGCACATTGAACTGGAGAGGCCCCGCAACCGGGTCACCCTGGCCGATCACCCCGAGTACGTGCGTTATCGGCAGGCCGTGCTGTCCTTCCTTTATGAGAAGCAGCGCTTCCCCGGCAAAGGCCAGGAAGAACAGGGAGAGGCACGCACCGAGGAGACTGCCCCGGCTCAAGCTGAAGAAACGCCGGAGGTGGAAAGCAGCCAGCCGGAAATCCCGGTTCGCCGCATCGCCTGA
- a CDS encoding FAD-dependent oxidoreductase: MRAATGQTLVICGHGMVAQRLLEKLVEQPQNPFEQIVVFNGEATPAYNRIQLSAVLAGDASEDSLQLQQPDWYRKHNIEVHQGDPVIAINRAKKTVSTESGVVQPYSRLVLATGSRPASLGLEGEHLEGVMGFRDLQDTRQLISISQRQRRAVVIGGGFLGLEAAEGLRSRGMAVTVLHRSSHLLNRQLDRASGALLEDALTDRGLSVRTNTCPVALLGRNLVRAVQLDDETLISTDLVVTAAGITPNAELARGAGLDCDRAIRVNAQLQTSDPHIHALGECCQVESQTFGLVEPGYQQAEVLAQVLCDPDSQAAFEPSIIATRLKISGIPIFSCGQTEADADTESVVWQDYETNRYCRLLVRNQRLTGAVLFGETSDGPWYSERIQQADDISPYRAHLAFGKHYCEAA, from the coding sequence GTGAGAGCAGCAACAGGACAGACTCTCGTTATCTGCGGGCACGGCATGGTGGCCCAGCGTCTGCTCGAAAAGCTGGTTGAGCAGCCGCAGAACCCTTTCGAGCAGATCGTGGTGTTTAACGGTGAAGCAACGCCGGCCTACAACCGCATCCAGCTTTCGGCCGTACTGGCGGGCGATGCCAGTGAGGACAGCCTGCAACTGCAGCAACCCGATTGGTACCGGAAGCACAATATTGAGGTGCACCAGGGCGATCCGGTTATTGCCATCAACCGCGCGAAGAAAACCGTCAGCACCGAGAGCGGGGTGGTTCAGCCGTACTCCCGCCTGGTTCTGGCCACCGGTTCCCGCCCGGCCAGCCTGGGCCTGGAGGGCGAGCACCTGGAAGGCGTGATGGGCTTCCGGGACCTGCAGGACACCCGCCAGCTCATCAGCATCAGCCAGCGCCAGCGCCGGGCTGTGGTCATCGGTGGCGGATTCCTGGGCCTGGAGGCCGCCGAGGGGCTTCGAAGCCGCGGCATGGCGGTCACGGTTCTGCACCGCAGCAGCCACCTGCTGAACCGGCAACTGGATCGCGCCAGCGGGGCGCTGCTGGAAGATGCCCTGACTGACCGCGGACTGTCGGTTCGCACCAACACCTGCCCCGTGGCCCTGCTTGGCCGCAATCTGGTGCGCGCGGTGCAACTGGATGACGAAACCCTGATAAGCACCGACCTGGTGGTGACAGCAGCCGGTATCACCCCGAACGCAGAACTGGCCCGGGGGGCCGGCCTGGACTGCGACAGGGCCATCCGGGTGAACGCGCAACTGCAAACCAGTGATCCCCACATCCATGCGCTGGGCGAATGCTGCCAGGTCGAAAGCCAGACCTTTGGACTGGTAGAGCCAGGCTATCAACAGGCGGAAGTGCTGGCCCAGGTGTTGTGCGATCCGGACAGCCAGGCTGCCTTTGAGCCATCCATTATTGCCACACGCCTGAAAATCAGCGGCATTCCCATTTTTTCCTGCGGCCAGACTGAAGCGGACGCGGATACCGAATCCGTGGTCTGGCAGGACTATGAAACCAATCGTTACTGCCGGCTGCTGGTTCGCAACCAGCGCCTGACTGGCGCCGTGCTGTTCGGCGAAACCAGCGACGGCCCCTGGTACAGCGAACGTATTCAACAGGCCGATGACATCAGCCCTTACCGGGCCCATCTGGCCTTTGGCAAGCACTACTGCGAAGCCGCGTAA